The Geobacillus genomosp. 3 genome segment TGAAACCGGTGCGATCCGTTGGGGCGATCAGCTTATGATTTTGTTCTGGCGTGAGATTCTCAAGCATCACCCGGGGGCCGAGGCGCCGGTTGAAGTCAAATGCTCGCAGGCGCTTGTTGAAGAAATTGAGCGGCTTGGCGGGAAACCGTTCTTCCATCGCACCGGCCACTCGCACGTCAAAGCGACGCTGCGCCGCAACCCGACGATTCCATTTGCCGGCGAAATGTCGGGTCATTTGTTCTTCAATGATGAATTTTATGGCTATGACGACGCGTTGTACGCCGCCGGCCGGCTGCTTCGGCTATTGTCGCACGATGTGCGCCCGCTGTCGGCGTGGTTCGCCGACGTGCCGCAGTACGCCGCGACACCGGAGACGCGCGTCGCTTGCCCGGAAGAGAAAAAAGCGGCCGCCATTGCCAGAGTAAAAGAGAAATTTGCCGGCCGTTTCCCTGTTGTTGATGTGGATGGCGCCCGCATTCAGTTTCCAGACGGCTGGGGATTGGTGCGGCCTTCGAATACACAGCCGATTCTCGTCTTGCGCGCCGAAGCGAGGACGGAAGAAACATTGGCGCAAATCAAGCAGCAGCTGGCTGATTGTTTGCGCACGCTCGAGTTGTCGGTCGACTGGTAATAAATATGGCAAAACCATAAACAAGCTAGGTGTTGACAGCCGTTTCCCCGGCGCCGGCCGCCCGTTTCACTGCGGGGGCTGCGCCGGGTTGTTTTGCCATAGGGGGTTGAAACTTGATTTCTTGCAGTGCGTTTGTCCATAATAGGTAAGGATAAAAAAATGTGTTTTAGGAGAGTTGAGGGCAAATTGACGATCAATAAACTATTGCAATATGTCCAAGACGCATATGCGGCATTAACGGAGTTAAGCATGATTATCGTGGATCATGACGGCAATCCGGTCACAAAAGTATCGAACATCACCGAGCTGGCGGAGCTCGTTTTATTTGTCGCGAAAAAGGGATCCCTATCGTTTTTTTGCCCTCGGGAGCCGGCGGTTGACGGGTGGCAGCGGCCGGTTGTTGTTCCCGTTGGGCATTTAGGAGTGAAAAGCATCATTGCCCCTGTGGTTGTCGATGGAAAGGCAGAATATTGGATTTGGGCGGGTGCGTTTGTTGAGGAAGAAACGAAATGGTTGATTTGCGAACAGCCACTTTCCGATGCCCGCGAGTGGGCGTCAGCCATTGAACAGGCGAACGCACTGCCGGCTTGGGCGGTCGAGGCTAAGCTCGGCGAAATCGAAAAGATGGCAGCCATATGCGGAGAATTGATCTGCAGTGAGCGCCGTAAGCAGAAATACAATGAGTACGGACAGCTACTTAAAGCGGCGGTAACCGATCGTTCTGCCCTAAATGGCGTAGATAAGCTGCTTCACCAGCTGCGCAAGATGGACGAACGCCTCGATATGGCGTTGTATATCGGAAAGCACCGGCAAGGATGGCTGGTGACGGCAACGAGCGGTGAAAAAGCCGGACAGCTATACGGCAAAGCGGTCGACGAACTGTTTCCGCCGCTTTCCTCCCCCGAGATGTCGCGCTATCCTGCCTATTTTCAAGATGCTGCACTAGATCCGCGTTTTTCGTTTTTGGTTCGTCATGGCATCCGCCCGAAGGCGATGGTCGTGTATCCGGCGATGTATGAAGAAAAACTGGAAGGGTGGGTGATTGTTGGAAGTGAGACCGCTTCCTCCCTGCCAGACACGATCAAGCCGCTTGGCGCCGTGCTTGTTCAACATTGGCATTTGCTTGCCAAATGTGAGACTGCTAATATGAAAATGAACCGTCATTTCATGCGTTTGGCGATGCTAATGGAAATTGGCCGGGCGATGCGTGTGGTGCAAAAAGAAGAAGAAATCGTCCGTATGATGGCCGAATTCGCGATCGAGCTTGCCTACGGCGACTTCGTTTGCGCCATATGGTGCGGAGATGGCAAGGCCGTCACCGTTCATGAAGGGGAAATTTCCGCCAAGATGTTGTCTTGTTACCGGGATGACGTGCTCCGCCGCTATAGCCGGGGTATTGCACAGTCGGCGAAAAGCCACGTTCCCACATTGCGTCAAGTAGGAGACAAAACAGTGATGGAAGTGCCGTTTTTTTCCCGCGACGGCCACTTTGGCGTTCTTGCCGTCCATTTAAAGGAAACGGACGAAGCGAAAGAGGCGGAAGTGTACATGACAGCGCTAGTGTCTGTTGGAATGATGATGATGAATAGCGCGGCTCAAGCCAAGGACGGACAGACGGCTAATGTTCAAATGTTGTCCGAACAGTTGACGGCTCGGGAGATGGATGTGTTGGAACTGCTCGTCCAAGGCTGCAGCAACCGCGAAATTTCAGAACGGCTGTTCATTAGTGTTCATACAGTGAAAAATCATATCACGAATATTTTTCAAAAGATCGGAGTCAATGACCGTTCACAGCTTATTGCTCTTGTGTATCAGTTAAGTCACCGTCGGCAGCGTCATTAGGGAGCATCATCGGACGATAGGATCCATGATGTTCCTTTTTTAACATTTTGCTGTATTCGAAAACGATCATAAGGTCAAAAAGAGCAGGAAATTGGAATGAAACCCATTTTGTATTATAATGATTAATGTAGTAAATAAGAACTATTTTTTCTATCAATGTGGAATAATAAGGAAGAAAAAATAGCATTCCAATCTGTTTTTCCTAGCGTCAGGGCGTGCTATAGTAAAAAGGTTGCCATTGTTGCATTTGACTGCGCGTGCAAGCACAGAAAGATAGGGGAATGCCGATGAAGCATGTCATCATGATCCGAACAATGACGATCATGAAAACAGCAGATATTTTAAAAGCGATGGACATTACTGAACAGCTGGCAAACGAGGTAGGGTTTTTGCCACGCGACTGCCTCTTTCTTCGCTTGGCGACGGAGGAAGCGTGTATGAATGCGTATGAATATTGTCAAAAAACAAGAAGATTACCGTTTAAAATATTTTGGAAAATGGATACAGCCCGGTTCACGATTATTGTCAAGCAGCGAGGAGGGTGTTTTTCCGCCGTCAAAACCGATGGCGTTAACACCGGGCCGCGCGGCAGAGGGTTGCAACTGATCGCTCACATTGTCGACAATGTATACGTGAAACGAGCGGGAAATAACGTCTTGCTTTGCATGTGTAAATGTAAAGAAAATGAGTGACCATTGGAGGAAGCAGGATGGAGATGAGACAAGGGGCAATTTGCACACTGACATGGACGGAAGATATTACATTAAATAATGTTGAATCGTTCCGTCAAGCGCTTGAACAGCTGTTGACCGAACGGGCTGACCAGTTGATCGTGAACATGGAGGCGGTCAGCTACATCAACAGCGCCGGACTTGGCATGATCGCCGACAGTGTGATGGCAGCCAGAGCCCGGCAAAAAGAGCTGGTCGTTGCCGGGGTAAAAGGGTCGCTCGCGGAAATTTTTCATATTGTCAAATTTTCTTCGTTTATCAAATTATTTGCTACAGAGAAGGAAGCGATCGATTATTTCAGCGGAGAATGACGTTCTATGAGTAATGGGTTTTTAGAATATCTTCGACATCAAGAAGACTTTACATGGCGGGAGTTGCTCGGCAGTCTCGAAAAAATGAATATGCTGTTCGGGCCGCGTGATGATGTATACTGGTTGGCGATGCCAGATAAAAGAAAAATATTATTCATTTCTTCGTCGTGTGAGCAGCTATACGGCCTGCCTCCGGCCACCTTTTATCATGACGGGGACGTATGGAGCAAAGTATCGCATCCTGATGATCGTGCCAAGGCGGAGGAAAAATGGGTGGCTTCTTCGAACGCCGAAGCGAATACGCAAACATATCGCATCATTAACCAGCGTGATGGGTCTGTGCGCTGGGTGCTTGAGCGGACGTCCCTTGTGCTTGGTCAGGCGGGGGATATCAAACTGATGAGCGGCTTTGTCACGGACATTACTGAGGAGAAACGGAACGGGGATCAGCTCCGGCTTGCGGAGCAAGTGTACGCCGCCATAGAGCAGGCGATGCTCGTGACCGATGCCGAGTTCGCTATCCGGTTCGTCAACCCGGCGTTTACGAACATTACCGGCCATAGTGCGGAAGTGATCGGCCAGCCGTTGCAAACACTGTATGCCGGTTACTACGATGCCTGGTTTTACGAAGTAGTCAAAACCGGGATCGAGGAAAGCGGGGAATGGCGCGGACGCGTGCGTTGGCGGCGGAAAAACGGATCCGTGCATGTCAGACCAACGACGGTGCGGCCCGTTCATGCTCCGGAAGGGGAGATTGTCTTTTATTTGTTTTTGTTTTCCGGCCCGTTCCGTGGGACAGCTTACGTTGAGGCGATGAAGGACGATTTAAAGCTGGCCCGCGAAGTGCAAAAGCGTGTATTAAGCAAACCGTTATCAACCAACGGGATCGGTATCGCTGGAACATACATCCCATCGCAGGAACTAGGCGGCGACATGTATGCCTGGTATCCGATCGACCAACAACGGTATGGCATTTTTTTAATGGACGTGATGGGACATGGAGCGGCAGCTTCGCTTATTTGTATGTCCGTGCGCTCGCTTCTTAACGGCATCATCCGCAAAGGGATCGTCCCGAAAGAAGTGTTCCGCGAGCTGAATCGTCATATGCACCAGCTGTACCACGAAAATGGGGGAATGACGTATTATTTCACTGCTGTATATGTCCTTGTCGATGTGAAGAAGCGAACGATCGAGTATGCATCGGCCGGCCATCCGCCCGGGTTTTTGTTTCAGCCGGATGGCAC includes the following:
- a CDS encoding LuxR family transcriptional regulator, whose protein sequence is MCFRRVEGKLTINKLLQYVQDAYAALTELSMIIVDHDGNPVTKVSNITELAELVLFVAKKGSLSFFCPREPAVDGWQRPVVVPVGHLGVKSIIAPVVVDGKAEYWIWAGAFVEEETKWLICEQPLSDAREWASAIEQANALPAWAVEAKLGEIEKMAAICGELICSERRKQKYNEYGQLLKAAVTDRSALNGVDKLLHQLRKMDERLDMALYIGKHRQGWLVTATSGEKAGQLYGKAVDELFPPLSSPEMSRYPAYFQDAALDPRFSFLVRHGIRPKAMVVYPAMYEEKLEGWVIVGSETASSLPDTIKPLGAVLVQHWHLLAKCETANMKMNRHFMRLAMLMEIGRAMRVVQKEEEIVRMMAEFAIELAYGDFVCAIWCGDGKAVTVHEGEISAKMLSCYRDDVLRRYSRGIAQSAKSHVPTLRQVGDKTVMEVPFFSRDGHFGVLAVHLKETDEAKEAEVYMTALVSVGMMMMNSAAQAKDGQTANVQMLSEQLTAREMDVLELLVQGCSNREISERLFISVHTVKNHITNIFQKIGVNDRSQLIALVYQLSHRRQRH
- a CDS encoding STAS domain-containing protein, which produces MEMRQGAICTLTWTEDITLNNVESFRQALEQLLTERADQLIVNMEAVSYINSAGLGMIADSVMAARARQKELVVAGVKGSLAEIFHIVKFSSFIKLFATEKEAIDYFSGE
- a CDS encoding SpoIIE family protein phosphatase; amino-acid sequence: MSNGFLEYLRHQEDFTWRELLGSLEKMNMLFGPRDDVYWLAMPDKRKILFISSSCEQLYGLPPATFYHDGDVWSKVSHPDDRAKAEEKWVASSNAEANTQTYRIINQRDGSVRWVLERTSLVLGQAGDIKLMSGFVTDITEEKRNGDQLRLAEQVYAAIEQAMLVTDAEFAIRFVNPAFTNITGHSAEVIGQPLQTLYAGYYDAWFYEVVKTGIEESGEWRGRVRWRRKNGSVHVRPTTVRPVHAPEGEIVFYLFLFSGPFRGTAYVEAMKDDLKLAREVQKRVLSKPLSTNGIGIAGTYIPSQELGGDMYAWYPIDQQRYGIFLMDVMGHGAAASLICMSVRSLLNGIIRKGIVPKEVFRELNRHMHQLYHENGGMTYYFTAVYVLVDVKKRTIEYASAGHPPGFLFQPDGTVAELDRGCAPIGLLPRLFIDSGRLHYEPGATLVLYSDGVIEGGAGSIRQNIGEFRDALAPYVSLDERALLAHLRRHFAQKGPLPDDFSAVVAKLR
- a CDS encoding ATP-binding protein, producing the protein MKHVIMIRTMTIMKTADILKAMDITEQLANEVGFLPRDCLFLRLATEEACMNAYEYCQKTRRLPFKIFWKMDTARFTIIVKQRGGCFSAVKTDGVNTGPRGRGLQLIAHIVDNVYVKRAGNNVLLCMCKCKENE